A region of the Gemmatimonadales bacterium genome:
GGGTCCGATGCCAAGAAAGCGGAAGACCGTTGCCTGCAGCGCCGGATCGGTGATTCGTATCGAGCCGCTGCCGAGTTCATTGCCGTTGTAGACCGCGTCATAATGCAGCGCGCGACAGCGCCACGGTTCGGTGTCGAGGTAGGCCCGGTCATCCGGATGTGGAGACGTGAACGGATGATGGGTGAACACCCAGCTTCCGTTCTCGGGATCGCGCTCGAAGAGCGGGAAATCAACCACCCAGGTGAACGAATGCTCCGCAGTTCGGGGCACGGCAGGATGCCGGCCGAGAATCGATCGCACCGCGTGAAGCGCCGGCGAGGTGACGGCATCGGCGCCCGCCACCGCGACAACGAGCGACCCTGCCGGCACCGCGTCGGCCGCGGGACCAGTTGCGATCGCCGGAATTGCCTTGAGCCCCTGCCCCTCCCACGCCGCGTCGGTCTTCCGCATCCAGATCAACCCGCCGGCGCCCGCGCTCTTGGCCGACGCGGTCAGTGCGTCGAGCTCCTTGCGCGACAGCGCGGCGAGCCCCGGCGCCACGATTCCCCGCACGCGGCCGCCCGGTTCGAGCGCGACGCGGACCCAATCGGCGGCGCCGGCCGCGACGCGCGGCGTGAAATCCTCGATCTCGAGGCCGAACCGAACGTCCGGCTTGTCAATACCGAAGCGCTCCATTGCATCGTGGTGCCGCATCCGAGGAAACGGAGTCGTCACCTGGTGCCCGGCCTCGCGCCAGAGATCGGCGAGAACGCGCTCAACGATCGGCAGCACGTCGTCCTGCTGGACGAACGAGGCTTCGAGGTCGATCTGGGTGAACTCGGGCTGGCGATCGGCGCGCAGGTCCTCATCGCGGAAGCAGCGCGCCAGCTGGAAGTAGCGGTCGAATCCCGCGACCATCAGCAACTGCTTGTAGATCTGCGGCGATTGCGGGAGGGCGTAGAACTCTCGCGGCTGCACCCGGCTCGGCACCAGATAGTCGCGCGCACCCTCCGGCGTCGGCTTGGTGAGAATCGGTGTCTCGATCTCCAGGAAGCCAAGCTCGGTCAGCGTGGCGCGTGCCCGCTGCAGCAGCCGATGCCGAAGAATCAGGTTGCCCTGCAGTTCGGCGCGGCGCAGGTCGAGCACCCGGTGCTCCAGCCGAAGCTCTTCCGCGGCGAGTTCCTCACCCTCCCGACGCGCCACCGGAATCGCCGGCGTGCGCGCGGGACCGATGATCGTCAGCCGGGTGACCCGGACCTCGACCTCACGGGTCGGCATGGAGGGGTCGCGCGCCGGCTCGCGCCGGGCGGCAACCGTACCGTCGACCAGAAGCACCGTTTCGGGCGACGCCGCGGCCGCGGCAGCGATCACCTCCGGCGTGCTCCATTCCGGATCGCACGAAAGCTGGACCAGCCCGTCGCGGTCACGCAGATCGAGGAATACGATGCCACCGAGGTCACGCCGGCGATGCACCCAGCCGCCGAGCCGGACCTGCTGGCCCACATGGTCGGCGCGAAGGGCACCACATCGATGAGTGCGGAGAGATGTCGCTGCTGTCAAAGGTGCAGGTTCAGTCAGGCTCGGCTCAGGTGGAGTGGAACCGCAAATAGTAACCGTCGTCAGGCGCCTCCAGCAACAAAACCGACCGATCGATTGGTGTCAGATGCGAGGTGAGGTGGCACAGTCCAACCTTCCTGCAGACAACGGGATAGCCCGCTGACCGCAGCCCTGGGCCGCTGCAGCTTCGTTACCGGAATGCCGTGCAGCGCAACGTCTCGACACCCTTATCTTTCGGCGGTGAAGTCACCCGCGCAGCAGACAATTCTCGACCTGGCCCCACCCGAAGCCACCCGCGTGCTCAGTTCCTGGGTCGCCGAGCAGCAGCTGCCGGCATACCGCGTCACGCAGCTGCTGCGACGACTCTGGGTCGCACCGGTGGCTTCGTGGGAGGGAGCAACCGAGCTGCCGAAGGCGCTGCGCGCCACGCTCGATCAGACCTTCCCGATTCCACGGCTGGCCGAGGAGGTCACTCAGGAATCGCGGGACGGGACCCGGAAATTTCTCTGGGGACTTGCCGACGGGGAGCAGATCGAGTCGGTCCTGATCCCCTCCGCCGGGCGACGGACGCTCTGCATTTCCTCACAGGCGGGGTGTGCGCTGGGCTGCGTCTTCTGCGCCACCGGACGGATGGGATTTCGCCGGAACCTCGCCACCTGGGAGATCGTGGCGCAGGTGCGTGAGCTGGTGCTCCGCGATCCGGCGAACAAACCGACCAACATCGTCTTCATGGGGATGGGAGAACCGCTGCTCAACTGGGACGCGGTCGACGCGGCCCTCACGATTCTCAATCATCCGGACGGATTCGGCATCGGCGCTCGGCACATCACGGTGTCGACGGTGGGCATCGTGCCGGGGATGCTGGCGCTGGCCAAACGCCCCGAGCAGTTCCGGCTGGCGATCTCGCTGCATTCGCCGCACGCAGCCGAGCGCCAGGCGCTGATGCCGATCGAGAAGAAGTATCCGCTGGCGGAGGTCGTGGCGGCTGCAGCGACCTTCGAGCGGCGGATCACCTTCGAATATGTCCTGATTGCAGGAAAGAATGACCGCGAACGCGATGCGATTGCGCTGGCGTCGCTGGCGCGCAAACTCGGCGCCCATGTGAATCTCCTGCCGCTGCATCCCGGCGGAAATCCTGATCTGGTGCCTGCCGGCGCCGCGTCGATCCGCGAATTCCGCGGAGCGCTGACGGCGCGGGGGATCGAGGCAGTGGTCCGCCGCAGTCGCGGCCTCGACATCGACGCGGCCTGCGGACAACTGCGCGTCGCGGTCGAACGGAAACGGCGCGCCGACGAAGCCGTCGCGGGCGGATAGCCGCTTGCCGGGGGGCGCCGCCGTCCGGTAGACTGCGGTACAGGTGATGGGGCTCGCCTTCAACCGCCAATCGTGGCTGATAGCTCCTGCGTACATCATGTACCCGACGAGAGATCATGTCGCAGCCACAGATCACGCCACTCTATCTGGTGACAGTCGCGCTCGGCAGCGCCGTCGGCGGTGCCGCACGATTTGCGCTGACGATCGTGACGCAGAGCCGCACCGATGCAGCCTTCCCGGTCGGCACGTTCGTCGTCAACATTCTCGGCTGCCTGGCGCTCGGCGCGCTGGTGCAACTCACCGCCGGCCGGTCGACCGTGACGCAGTTGCTGCTGACCACCGGATTCTGCGGGGGCTTCACCACCTTCTCGACCTTCAGCTACGAGTCGATCGCGCTGATCCAGAACGGCCTATGGGCGCGAGCCGGAGCGTATGTCGCAGGAAGCGTTGTGCTCGGGCTCGCGGCGTTCTGGTGCGGCATGGCCGCGACGCGCGCAATGGCAGGCGTCATCGCAAGCTGACGGGTGCGAGGCCCTCAATGGGCGGACATATGCACGACGAGCCAGTCGGCGATCATGCCGAGGACTGTCGGCGTTACCCGCGCGCTCTTCAGATCGACATATCCTGCAGGTTGTCCACTCGGGTCGGGCACGAAGAGGTGGTCGAGCCCCGGAAAGAGATGGACCGTGACATCCGCGTTGCCGTTGCTCCGGATCGCGGTCGCGAGCTTGCCCGCCTGGTCGGGCGTGACCTGATGGTCGGTCATCCCCTGCAGGATCAGCACCGGGACTTTCACCTTGCGAGCCGTCATCGCCGGATCGTAATCGAGAAAGAACCGCATCCACGCATTGGAGCGCGCGAGTGAATCGAGTGCCGTTGCCGCCGCGCGGATATCCGTTTCGCGTGACGCGGCAGGAATCGAGGCGTCGTTTTCGATCGCGTTGCGCTGCTGATAGTAGATGACATCGCGCCCGGTCACCGCGGTGCCGGCCATCAGCACAATTCCCTTCAACTGCGGATCGGTCGCCGCGATCATCGGCGCAATCACGCCGCCTTCGCTGTGCCCCACGAGCGCGAGGCGCGTACCGTCGATCCCGCGTTGCGTGCGCAGCCATGTGATTGCCGCGCGGATGTCGTCGGCGTTGTCGGCGGTGGTGCCCGGGGTTCCACCCGAGAGCCCGACGGTCCGGTCGTCGAGCCGAAGCACGGCGATGCCACGGCGTGAAAGCGTGTCGGCAAGCTGGCGAAACGGACGGTAGCCCCCGGCGACCGGGATGTATTCGTCGCGATCCTGCAGCCCGCTTCCCGTGATCGTCACCACTGCGGGGACCGGCCCGGTCGCACCGGCCGGCATCGTGAGCGTACCCCCGAGCACTCCCGCCGGGCCGGGAAGTGTCACTTCGGTCGCGGTGTACGGTGCGCCAGCCGGTGCCGAGTAATCGGTGCGTCCGAGATGCAGCACGGCAGCGGCCGCGGGATCGACGCGGAGCACCTCGAGACGCTGCGCCGGTATCGTACCACCAAGGATTCGCCCGTGCGGATCGACGCGAAGGCGTTCTTCCTGACCCGCAATGACCAACAGCATTGAGTCGGCCCCGACCGGCGTGACCTTGACGCCGAGCGTGGCGCCGCCTGCGAGCGCAAAGGCTGGCACGTCGACCGGGCCGCCCGCGGCGCGTGCCTTGCGCGTGAAGAGTTCCGCGAAGGCAAAGGAGTTGTTGAGCAGCGGGAGTGTTCCCGGCGCGGAGTGGAATCCCTGGATGTGTCCCCCGACGTCTACGAGCAACGAGTCACCGCGGATCGCGACAGCCGCTCTCTGCATCGGCGCGGTGTCGCTGCCGGCTTCGCGGAACACCGAAATCGTCATCGATCGCACCGTGTTCTTCGGTCCGGTGATCGCGACGTAATCGGTGCGCGGCTGTCCCTTGACGGCGACTTGTCCCTGCACGGTGTCGGCGCTCCATGCAAAGCGCTCGATGACGATGGTATCGGCGCCGACTCGCATGATGAAGGCACCCCGATCAGCGATCTGCTGTGCGGCGAGCGGCGCAGCCACCAGGCCGGCGAATGTGACGGTCGATATCAACGCGAGAATCCGGCGCATCAGGCGTCCCTCCCCACGGCTTCGGGATCGTTCTTCCACACGAAATAACTCCAGACGATTGACAGTAGTGCGCTCGCCGCAACGCCGACCATGACGATTTGTGTTGCGATGCGCGGCATCATGAACGCAGCCAGCACGCCGAGGATCCCCGTTACCACCATCGCATAGCCACCGACCCGGTGAGTCTCCCGCCAGGACCGATCGCTCGACAACGTCCATGGCGTGCGGATGCCAAAGATCCAGTTGGGCCGAACGCGAGTCAGGACATTGCCCAGCAGGATGAAGAGAAGCCCGAGACCCAGTCCCAGCAGCGACGCGAAATCGAACTTCCAGCCAAGGTTGTACCCGATGATCAGCACCTGTACCGCTGCGAGGAAGGCGAGGACGGCATTGGTCACGACCCAGTACGACCCGGCGTGCAACGGGAAGTTGCGTCGCTTCGGGTCGAGACGCGGTGCGATCGAGAGGACTGCCGCCATGACCAGTGCCACGATCGGTACCATGACGACCAGGCTCCCGCGCGACATCCATCCGTTCACGTGCCCGTGCGCGTCCCAGTGACTCGCCACGCGCTCCGGGAGCTGCGGCAGCATCTTCATTCCGAATCCGAAGGCGATCACGTTGAGCAGTATCCCCGGCCAGAGCTTTCGGATCATGGTTTTCCTCGCGAGCGGGTTCGCGGTGCCTTCCCGTCAGTCCGGCCGGAAATGTCGAGCATGTGCTGGAGCGCGTCCTGGAAGACGGTGGTATTGAGCGAGTAGATGATGAATTGACCCTCTCGGCGGGTCTGCACCAGCCCGGCGTCGCGCAACACCTGGAGATGATGCGACACCGAGGCGAACGCCATGTCGAAATGCCCGGCGAGTTCTCCCGCCGGAAGGTCTGCATCTCGAAGCAGTTGCAGGATCCGGCGCCGGGTCGGGTCGGCGAGGGCGCGGAAGGTCCGGTCGAGCATCGATCGAGATATTTATACAATCATCTAAATAATCGCAACCACCGGCCCCCGCTGACCGCGCCGGAACCCATCCTCGAAGGAAGACTGATGGCAGCCGGCATCTATACCACCCGGTTCGGCACCGGCTTCCCGGCGAAGAACGCCAGCAGATTCTCCGCCGCCAGGAACCCCATCGCCTCGCGGGTCTCGCGCGTGGCGGAGCCGAGGTGCGGAAGAAGCACCACGTTGTCGAGACCGAGAAAGCGGCGGTCGACGTTCGGCTCCCCGCGAAAGACATCAAGACCGGCGCCGGCGATGTGGCCCGCAACGAGCGCGGAGACGAGGGCGTCGTCGTCGATGATGTCGCCTCGCGCCGTGTTGATCAGGAATGATCCGCGCTTCATCTGAGCCAGCCGCGATGCATTGATCAGTCCGCGGGTCTCCGCCGTACTCGGGCAGTGCAACGAAACGACGTCAGCCTCTGCCAGCAACATCTCCAGCGTCGCGCGCGGCTCGGCGCCGACCTGATCGAGGTCGACGGGCGAGAGCGGCGACGGATTGAAGCAGAGCACCCGCATGCCGAACCCGTGGTGGGCGCGGTGGGCAACAGCTCGGCCGATCCGACCCATCCCGACGATCCCGAGTGTACGGCCGGTCAGATGCGCTCCCAGGAGATGGGTGGGGCTCCAGCCGAGCCATCGCCCCGAGCGAAGCTGCCGCTCCCCTTCGCCGGCGCGTCGTAGCGTCATCAGCATGAGTCCGATCGCAAGATCCGCCGTCGAGTCGGTCAGGACGTCCGGCGTATTGGTCACGACGATTTCGTGGGCTTGCGCGGCGACCAGATCGATGTTGTCGGTGCCGACGCCGAAGTTGGCGATGATCCGGGTGCGCAGCGGATACGCCGCAAGCACTTCTCCGGTGAACTTGTCGGTCACCGTCGCAAGGACGCCGTCGGCGTGGCCGAGCGCTCGCTGCAGATCGTCTGCTGTGGTGGGCTGATCGCGCGGTGCGAGCTGCACGTCAAAGTGTTCGCGAAGCAGCGATTCGACCGCTCCCGGAAGCCGCCGAGTCACGATGACGCGCGGGAGTGCCGCCATCAGCTGGCCAGCCAGCTGCGTTGCGCCGCGGCGACACCAGCTCCCGGGTCCAGCTTCACGCCGGAGTCGAGGAGCGCCATTTCGACCAGCCCCAGCGCGCCGAGCACCATCCCCTCATTCAGATCACCGAGATGCCCGATTCGGAACGCCTTCCCGGCGAGCGGTCCGAGGCCACCGCCGAGCGACAGGTTGTAGCGGGTGAATGCGTGCTTGATCAGCTTCGATGCGTCGACGCCGTCGGGCGTGTAGATCGTGGTCACCGTATTCGATTCTGCGGAGCGTTCGCGACAGCAGATCGAAAGCTTCCACGCTGCGACCGCTGCGCGAACGCCGGCAGCGAGCCGTGCATGCCGTGCGAAGACCTCCGGCAATCCTTCTTCACGGAGCATCGCGAGTGATTCGCGAAGTCCGTACAGCATCGGAATCGACGGCGTGTAGGGAAAATAGCCGGTCTGGTTTTGCGCCAGCATCGGTTTGAGGTCGAAGTAGGCGCGCGGCGCGCCATGGTCGATCGCATCCAGCGCCCGCTGCGACAGGGCGAGCAGCGCCAGCCCCGCCGGCAGCATCAACCCCTTTTGCGATCCGGTAATGGCAACGTCGACTCCCCATGCATCGTGCTGGTATTCGAGCGACGCGATCGCCGACACGCCATCCGACATGAGGAGCGCGGGATGCCCGGTGCTGTCGATCGCCCGACGGATCGCCGGGAGATCGGCGGTCACGCCGGTCGACGTCTCGTTGTGGACGATCAGGACCGCCGCGATATGGCGGTCGCGATCGCTGTTGAGTGCCTCGGCAATCCGATCAGGGGGAGGCGGCGCGCCCCATGCGAGATCGGCAAACGTTGTGACCTCATACCCAAGCCGTCGCGCCGCATCCCCCCAGAGCGATGCGAACTGCCCTGCGCCCGGCAACAGGACGTGCGATCCTGCCGGAAGCGTATTCGTCAACGCCGCCTCCCAGCCGCCGCTGCCGCTCGACGGAAAGAGCGCCACTGTTCCCGTCGCCGTCGCGAAGAGCCTTCTGGTCTGGTCGAGCAACGGGAGGACCAGGTCGGGAAACTCGACCGAGCGGTGATCCTCGGAGGCGCGATGCATCGCCCGAAGAATGCGGTCGGGGATGTTGCTCGGCCCCGGAACAAAGAGGTGGTGTCGTCCTGGCATGATTCGTCAACGAGAGAGAAGCCCTAATATTGACCCGGACCGCGCGAAAGAGAACCACGCCTGGGATTCGCTGGAGGATCAGTTGCTCCGTGCAGACAACTCGGCATCCACACCCGAGCAGCGATTGCGTCGGTGCTACGACGAGGCGATTCGCGCCGTGCAGCCGGAGCGCGCGCTTGGCCGGGCGCTTCCGTCACTCGCTGCACCGACCTCATCGTGCTGGATCATCTCGGTAGGAAAGGCCTCGACCGGGATGGCGAACGGCATCGCGACGTGGCTCGCCGCCAGCGGCCAGGCGCCTGCCGGCGGGATCATCGTCGGCGCCGAGGATCATCCGCCGCCGCACCGCGCGCTCCGGGTGATGACCGGTGATCACCCGATCCCAGGCGAGCGATCAGCGGCCGCGGCGGCCGCAATCGGCAAGACGATCGACCAGATCCCCCGCGGCGCATCGGTGCATGTCGCGATCTCCGGCGGC
Encoded here:
- the aspS gene encoding aspartate--tRNA ligase, which codes for MTAATSLRTHRCGALRADHVGQQVRLGGWVHRRRDLGGIVFLDLRDRDGLVQLSCDPEWSTPEVIAAAAAASPETVLLVDGTVAARREPARDPSMPTREVEVRVTRLTIIGPARTPAIPVARREGEELAAEELRLEHRVLDLRRAELQGNLILRHRLLQRARATLTELGFLEIETPILTKPTPEGARDYLVPSRVQPREFYALPQSPQIYKQLLMVAGFDRYFQLARCFRDEDLRADRQPEFTQIDLEASFVQQDDVLPIVERVLADLWREAGHQVTTPFPRMRHHDAMERFGIDKPDVRFGLEIEDFTPRVAAGAADWVRVALEPGGRVRGIVAPGLAALSRKELDALTASAKSAGAGGLIWMRKTDAAWEGQGLKAIPAIATGPAADAVPAGSLVVAVAGADAVTSPALHAVRSILGRHPAVPRTAEHSFTWVVDFPLFERDPENGSWVFTHHPFTSPHPDDRAYLDTEPWRCRALHYDAVYNGNELGSGSIRITDPALQATVFRFLGIGPDDQRRRFGFLLDALASGAPPHGGFALGFDRIAMLLAGATSLRDVIAFPKTAGARALFEGAPTPVNPADLAALHLRLAGDGTP
- the rlmN gene encoding 23S rRNA (adenine(2503)-C(2))-methyltransferase RlmN codes for the protein MKSPAQQTILDLAPPEATRVLSSWVAEQQLPAYRVTQLLRRLWVAPVASWEGATELPKALRATLDQTFPIPRLAEEVTQESRDGTRKFLWGLADGEQIESVLIPSAGRRTLCISSQAGCALGCVFCATGRMGFRRNLATWEIVAQVRELVLRDPANKPTNIVFMGMGEPLLNWDAVDAALTILNHPDGFGIGARHITVSTVGIVPGMLALAKRPEQFRLAISLHSPHAAERQALMPIEKKYPLAEVVAAAATFERRITFEYVLIAGKNDRERDAIALASLARKLGAHVNLLPLHPGGNPDLVPAGAASIREFRGALTARGIEAVVRRSRGLDIDAACGQLRVAVERKRRADEAVAGG
- the crcB gene encoding fluoride efflux transporter CrcB; this translates as MSQPQITPLYLVTVALGSAVGGAARFALTIVTQSRTDAAFPVGTFVVNILGCLALGALVQLTAGRSTVTQLLLTTGFCGGFTTFSTFSYESIALIQNGLWARAGAYVAGSVVLGLAAFWCGMAATRAMAGVIAS
- a CDS encoding alpha/beta fold hydrolase, which encodes MRRILALISTVTFAGLVAAPLAAQQIADRGAFIMRVGADTIVIERFAWSADTVQGQVAVKGQPRTDYVAITGPKNTVRSMTISVFREAGSDTAPMQRAAVAIRGDSLLVDVGGHIQGFHSAPGTLPLLNNSFAFAELFTRKARAAGGPVDVPAFALAGGATLGVKVTPVGADSMLLVIAGQEERLRVDPHGRILGGTIPAQRLEVLRVDPAAAAVLHLGRTDYSAPAGAPYTATEVTLPGPAGVLGGTLTMPAGATGPVPAVVTITGSGLQDRDEYIPVAGGYRPFRQLADTLSRRGIAVLRLDDRTVGLSGGTPGTTADNADDIRAAITWLRTQRGIDGTRLALVGHSEGGVIAPMIAATDPQLKGIVLMAGTAVTGRDVIYYQQRNAIENDASIPAASRETDIRAAATALDSLARSNAWMRFFLDYDPAMTARKVKVPVLILQGMTDHQVTPDQAGKLATAIRSNGNADVTVHLFPGLDHLFVPDPSGQPAGYVDLKSARVTPTVLGMIADWLVVHMSAH
- a CDS encoding SdpI family protein, translated to MIRKLWPGILLNVIAFGFGMKMLPQLPERVASHWDAHGHVNGWMSRGSLVVMVPIVALVMAAVLSIAPRLDPKRRNFPLHAGSYWVVTNAVLAFLAAVQVLIIGYNLGWKFDFASLLGLGLGLLFILLGNVLTRVRPNWIFGIRTPWTLSSDRSWRETHRVGGYAMVVTGILGVLAAFMMPRIATQIVMVGVAASALLSIVWSYFVWKNDPEAVGRDA
- a CDS encoding autorepressor SdpR family transcription factor, whose translation is MLDRTFRALADPTRRRILQLLRDADLPAGELAGHFDMAFASVSHHLQVLRDAGLVQTRREGQFIIYSLNTTVFQDALQHMLDISGRTDGKAPRTRSRGKP
- a CDS encoding D-glycerate dehydrogenase, whose protein sequence is MAALPRVIVTRRLPGAVESLLREHFDVQLAPRDQPTTADDLQRALGHADGVLATVTDKFTGEVLAAYPLRTRIIANFGVGTDNIDLVAAQAHEIVVTNTPDVLTDSTADLAIGLMLMTLRRAGEGERQLRSGRWLGWSPTHLLGAHLTGRTLGIVGMGRIGRAVAHRAHHGFGMRVLCFNPSPLSPVDLDQVGAEPRATLEMLLAEADVVSLHCPSTAETRGLINASRLAQMKRGSFLINTARGDIIDDDALVSALVAGHIAGAGLDVFRGEPNVDRRFLGLDNVVLLPHLGSATRETREAMGFLAAENLLAFFAGKPVPNRVV
- a CDS encoding aminotransferase class V-fold PLP-dependent enzyme, translated to MPGRHHLFVPGPSNIPDRILRAMHRASEDHRSVEFPDLVLPLLDQTRRLFATATGTVALFPSSGSGGWEAALTNTLPAGSHVLLPGAGQFASLWGDAARRLGYEVTTFADLAWGAPPPPDRIAEALNSDRDRHIAAVLIVHNETSTGVTADLPAIRRAIDSTGHPALLMSDGVSAIASLEYQHDAWGVDVAITGSQKGLMLPAGLALLALSQRALDAIDHGAPRAYFDLKPMLAQNQTGYFPYTPSIPMLYGLRESLAMLREEGLPEVFARHARLAAGVRAAVAAWKLSICCRERSAESNTVTTIYTPDGVDASKLIKHAFTRYNLSLGGGLGPLAGKAFRIGHLGDLNEGMVLGALGLVEMALLDSGVKLDPGAGVAAAQRSWLAS